A window of Coturnix japonica isolate 7356 chromosome 2, Coturnix japonica 2.1, whole genome shotgun sequence contains these coding sequences:
- the FZD1 gene encoding frizzled-1 yields MSRNFGPGGAAAAAARRREPRPGGRHRLSMAERRGTAGGGSGEVGGGRRAGGERGPRRPPALPLLLLLWAAALPAGGQPAAQPAALSERGISVPDHGFCQPISIPLCTDIAYNQTIMPNLLGHTNQEDAGLEVHQFYPLVKVQCSAELKFFLCSMYAPVCTVLEQALPPCRSLCERARQGCEALMNKFGFQWPERLRCENFPVHGAGEICVGQNASERGTPTPALRPESWTSNPQRGGGAGGSGPGEARGRFSCPRALKVPAYLNYRFLGEKDCGAPCEPGRPYGLMYFGPEELRFSRTWIGIWSVLCCASTLFTVLTYLVDMQRFSYPERPIIFLSGCYTAVAVAYIAGFLLEERVVCNERFAEDGSRTVAQGTKREGCTILFMMLYFFGMASSIWWVILSLTWFLAAGMKWGHEAIEANSQYFHLAAWAVPAVKTITILAMGQVDGDVLSGVCFVGINSVDALRGFVLAPLFVYLFIGTSFLLAGFVSLFRIRTIMKHDGTKTEKLEKLMVRIGVFSVLYTVPATIVIACYFYEQAFREQWERSWVTQSCKSYAIPCPNNHSSHHPPMSPDFTVFMIKYLMTLIVGITSGFWIWSGKTLQSWRKFYTRLTNSKQGETTV; encoded by the coding sequence ATGAGTCGCAACTTCGGGCCGGGAGgagcagcggcggcggcggcgcggcggcgGGAGCCGCGGCCGGGCGGGCGGCACCGACTGAGCATGGCCGAGCGGCGCGGGACGGCGGGCGGCGGCTCCGGGGAAGttggcggcgggcggcgggcgggcggagAGCGGGGCCCGCGGCGGCCGCCGGCGCTGCcgctgttgctgctgctgtgggcgGCGGCGCTGCCGGCCGGGGGGCAGCCCGCGGCGCAGCCCGCGGCGCTCAGCGAGCGGGGCATCTCCGTGCCGGACCACGGCTTCTGCCAGCCCATCTCCATCCCGCTGTGCACGGACATCGCCTACAACCAGACCATCATGCCCAACCTGCTGGGCCACACCAACCAGGAGGACGCGGGGCTGGAGGTGCACCAGTTCTACCCGCTGGTGAAGGTGCAGTGCTCGGCCGAGCTCAAGTTCTTCCTGTGCTCCATGTACGCCCCGGTGTGCACCGTGCTGGAGCAGGCCCTGCCGCCCTGCCGCTCTCTTTGCGAGCGCGCCCGGCAGGGCTGCGAGGCGCTCATGAACAAGTTCGGCTTCCAGTGGCCGGAGCGGCTGCGCTGCGAGAACTTCCCTGTGCACGGTGCCGGCGAGATCTGCGTGGGGCAGAACGCCTCCGAGCGCGGCACCCCCACGCCCGCGCTGCGCCCCGAGAGCTGGACCAGCAACCCCCAGCGCGGGGGCGGCGCGGGGGGCTCGGGGCCGGGCGAGGCCCGAGGGCGCTTCTCCTGCCCGCGGGCGCTGAAGGTGCCCGCCTACCTCAACTACCGGTTCCTGGGCGAGAAGGACTGTGGGGCGCCCTGCGAGCCGGGCCGGCCCTACGGGCTCATGTACTTCGGGCCCGAGGAGCTGCGCTTCTCCCGCACCTGGATCGGCATCTGGTCGGTGCTCTGCTGCGCCTCCACCCTCTTCACCGTCCTCACCTACCTGGTGGACATGCAGCGCTTCAGCTACCCCGAGCGGCCCATCATCTTCCTCTCGGGCTGCTACACTGCCGTGGCCGTGGCCTATATCGCCGGCTTCCTGCTGGAGGAGAGGGTGGTCTGCAACGAGCGCTTCGCCGAGGACGGCTCACGGACCGTGGCACAAGGCACGAAGCGGGAGGGCTGCACCATCCTCTTCATGATGCTCTACTTCTTCGGCATGGCCAGCTCCATCTGGTGGGTCATCCTGTCCCTCACCTGGTTCCTGGCCGCTGGCATGAAGTGGGGCCACGAGGCCATCGAGGCCAACTCCCAGTACTTCCACCTGGCCGCCTGGGCTGTGCCAGCCGTCAAGACCATCACCATCCTGGCCATGGGGCAGGTGGACGGAGATGTGCTCAGCGGAGTCTGCTTTGTGGGCATCAACAGCGTGGACGCGCTGCGGGGCTTTGTGCTGGCCCCGCTCTTCGTCTACCTCTTCATCGGCACCTCCTTCCTGCTGGCCGGCTTCGTGTCCCTCTTCAGGATCAGGACCATCATGAAGCACGATGGCACCAAGACAGAGAAGCTGGAGAAGCTGATGGTGCGCATCGGGGTCTTCAGCGTCCTCTACACGGTGCCGGCCACCATCGTCATTGCCTGCTATTTTTACGAGCAAGCTTTTAGGGAACAGTGGGAAAGGAGCTGGGTCACGCAGAGCTGTAAGAGCTATGCCATCCCCTGCCCCAATAACCACAGCAGCCATCACCCACCCATGAGCCCTGACTTCACTGTCTTCATGATCAAGTACCTCATGACCTTAATTGTGGGCATCACCTCGGGCTTCTGGATCTGGTCTGGCAAAACACTCCAGTCCTGGCGGAAGTTCTACACCAGGCTCACCAACAGCAAACAGGGCGAGACCACCGTGTGA